The following proteins are encoded in a genomic region of Neovison vison isolate M4711 chromosome 12, ASM_NN_V1, whole genome shotgun sequence:
- the LOC122892328 gene encoding testis-specific H1 histone: protein MAEVAGPIGESKGTDVKTQQATEKALTAPLRRAPRSVLKVSQLLLRAITAHRGLTIATLKKELGNAGYEVRRKCCRHLGEAPRSDVKGTLLRVSGSDASGYFRIWKVPKPKRKSGRSRLAESARSSRRTLPGPRSPRRRCTHRKAAKKAREVWRRSTKANTRVRKIRPRAKESVRSRAREEVRAKAMDEGRGRAMKEDIRPRTREEKRRSGPKPREEKQQDPVKPAKRTIQKTALVKTDRNSSSQGKTHDLRAARTKTSTKSESLRNAAGYS, encoded by the coding sequence ATGGCTGAGGTGGCTGGGCCCATTGGTGAATCCAAAGGCACTGACGTTAAAACCCAGCAGGCCACGGAAAAAGCCCTCACGGCGCCGTTAAGGCGGGCCCCGCGCTCGGTGCTCAAAGTGTCCCAGCTTTTGCTCCGAGCCATCACCGCGCACAGAGGACTGACTATTGCCACTCTTAAGAAGGAGCTTGGAAACGCTGGCTACGAAGTGCGCAGGAAGTGCTGTCGCCACTTGGGTGAAGCACCCAGGTCTGATGTTAAGGGAACGCTTCTCCGGGTCAGTGGCAGCGATGCCTCTGGCTACTTCAGGATCTGGAAGGTTCCGAAACCCAAGAGAAAGTCAGGACGCTCGAGGTTGGCGGAGAGTGCGCGCTCTTCGAGGAGGACCCTTCCTGGGCCGCGGAGCCCACGGAGGCGCTGCACTCATCGCAAGGCAGCCAAGAAGGCCAGGGAAGTATGGAGACGAAGCACGAAGGCAAACACAAGGGTGAGGAAGATAAGGCCACGAGCCAAGGAGTCGGTGCGTTCCAGAGCCAGGGAGGAAGTGAGGGCCAAGGCGATGGATGAGGGGAGAGGACGGGCCATGAAGGAAGACATCAGGCCTAGAACCCGAGAGGAGAAGAGGAGGTCAGGCCCGAAGCCCAGGGAAGAGAAACAGCAGGACCCGGTGAAGCCGGCAAAACGCACCATCCAGAAGACAGCCTTGGTTAAAACTGACCGAAATTCTAGCAGTCAGGGGAAGACTCATGACCTAAGGGCTGCTCGCACAAAGACTTCCACTAAATCTGAAAGTCTTCGGAATGCAGCCGGGTATTCCTAG